A genome region from Glycine max cultivar Williams 82 chromosome 5, Glycine_max_v4.0, whole genome shotgun sequence includes the following:
- the LOC100779936 gene encoding casein kinase 1-like protein 3 isoform X1, whose product MERIVGGKYKLGRKIGSGSFGEIYLATHIDTFEIVAVKIENSKTKHPQLLYEAKLYNILQGGSGIPNIKWSGIDGEDNVLVIDLLGPSLEDLFVYCGRKFSLKTVLMLADQMITRIEYVHSKGFLHRDIKPDNFLMGLGRKANQVYIIDFGLAKRYRDSTTNRHIPYRENKNLTGTARYASCNTHLGIEQSRRDDLESLGYVLLYFLRGSLPWQGLKAATKKQKYDKICQKKLSTPIEVLCKSHPVEFASYFHYCHSLTFDQRPDYGFLKRLFRDLFARDGYDFDYVFDWTILKYQQSQKNVMLPPLSPVPGASNSRAIPMDIDNHQGLNSYSGHVKERIRAGDATGSGVKIQFKSPVGKNLSYEKPLDKNIFGEANIPSTSFSPASTSQRNSLKQSLSAEASNPGHAQGSKIGPSSSLMSSLQHMSSAK is encoded by the exons ATGGAACGCATCGTTGGCGGCAAGTACAAGCTCGGCCGCAAGATCGGAAGTGGATCCTTCGGCGAAATCTACCTCG CGACGCATATTGATACCTTCGAGATCGTCGCCGTCAAGATC GAGAATAGTAAAACAAAACATCCACAACTGCTTTACGAGGCAAAGCTATACAATATTCTTCAAGGAGGAA GTGGCATTCCGAACATAAAATGGTCTGGCATAGACGGGGAGGATAATGTGCTTGTTATTGATTTGCTTGGGCCGAGTCTTGAGGATCTCTTTGTGTATTGTGGAAGGAAGTTTTCATTGAAGACAGTATTAATGTTGGCTGATCAAATG ATCACTAGAATAGAATATGTGCATTCCAAAGGATTTTTACACAGGGATATTAAACCTGATAACTTTCTCATGGGACTTGGTCGAAAGGCCAACCAG GTTTACATAATTGATTTTGGGCTTGCAAAACGATATCGGGATTCCACTACCAATCGCCACATCCCTTACAG GGAGAACAAAAACTTAACGGGTACTGCTCGATATGCAAGTTGCAATACTCATCTTGGGATTG aGCAAAGTCGCCGGGATGATTTGGAATCACTAGGATATGTACTTCTGTACTTCCTAAGAGGAAG CCTTCCTTGGCAAGGTCTAAAGGCGGCTACAAAGAAACAGAAGTATGATAAAATATGCCAGAAGAAATTATCAACTCCTATTGAG GTACTATGCAAATCTCATCCTGTAGAGTTTGCTTCGTATTTCCATTACTGCCACTCTTTGACATTTGATCAACGACCTGATTATGGTTTCTTGAAGCGCCTATTTCGGGACCTATTTGCTCGTGATG GTTATGATTTTGATTACGTTTTTGATTGGACCATTTTGAAGTACCAGCAATCTCAAAAGAATGTAATGCTCCCTCCATTATCT CCAGTTCCAGGAGCAAGTAACAGTCGTGCAATTCCAATGGATATTGACAATCATCAAG GTCTTAATTCATATTCAGGGCATGTTAAAGAGCGTATTAGAGCTGGTGATGCTACTGGTTCTGGTGTTAAAATTCAGTTTAAATCACCAGTGGGTAAAAATTTGAGTTATGAGAAACCACTTGACAAAAAT ATTTTTGGAGAAGCAAATATTCCCTCTACTTCATTTTCTCCTGCTAGTACTTCACAAAGGAACTCCTTGAAGCAATCCTTGTCTGCTGAAGCTTCCAACCCTGGACATGCACAAGGCAGTAAAATTGGCCCTTCAAGTAGCTTGATGTCATCTCTGCAGCACATGTCTTCTGCTAAATGA
- the LOC100779936 gene encoding casein kinase 1-like protein 3 isoform X2: MERIVGGKYKLGRKIGSGSFGEIYLATHIDTFEIVAVKIENSKTKHPQLLYEAKLYNILQGGSGIPNIKWSGIDGEDNVLVIDLLGPSLEDLFVYCGRKFSLKTVLMLADQMITRIEYVHSKGFLHRDIKPDNFLMGLGRKANQVYIIDFGLAKRYRDSTTNRHIPYRENKNLTGTARYASCNTHLGIEQSRRDDLESLGYVLLYFLRGSLPWQGLKAATKKQKYDKICQKKLSTPIEVLCKSHPVEFASYFHYCHSLTFDQRPDYGFLKRLFRDLFARDGYDFDYVFDWTILKYQQSQKNPVPGASNSRAIPMDIDNHQGLNSYSGHVKERIRAGDATGSGVKIQFKSPVGKNLSYEKPLDKNIFGEANIPSTSFSPASTSQRNSLKQSLSAEASNPGHAQGSKIGPSSSLMSSLQHMSSAK; the protein is encoded by the exons ATGGAACGCATCGTTGGCGGCAAGTACAAGCTCGGCCGCAAGATCGGAAGTGGATCCTTCGGCGAAATCTACCTCG CGACGCATATTGATACCTTCGAGATCGTCGCCGTCAAGATC GAGAATAGTAAAACAAAACATCCACAACTGCTTTACGAGGCAAAGCTATACAATATTCTTCAAGGAGGAA GTGGCATTCCGAACATAAAATGGTCTGGCATAGACGGGGAGGATAATGTGCTTGTTATTGATTTGCTTGGGCCGAGTCTTGAGGATCTCTTTGTGTATTGTGGAAGGAAGTTTTCATTGAAGACAGTATTAATGTTGGCTGATCAAATG ATCACTAGAATAGAATATGTGCATTCCAAAGGATTTTTACACAGGGATATTAAACCTGATAACTTTCTCATGGGACTTGGTCGAAAGGCCAACCAG GTTTACATAATTGATTTTGGGCTTGCAAAACGATATCGGGATTCCACTACCAATCGCCACATCCCTTACAG GGAGAACAAAAACTTAACGGGTACTGCTCGATATGCAAGTTGCAATACTCATCTTGGGATTG aGCAAAGTCGCCGGGATGATTTGGAATCACTAGGATATGTACTTCTGTACTTCCTAAGAGGAAG CCTTCCTTGGCAAGGTCTAAAGGCGGCTACAAAGAAACAGAAGTATGATAAAATATGCCAGAAGAAATTATCAACTCCTATTGAG GTACTATGCAAATCTCATCCTGTAGAGTTTGCTTCGTATTTCCATTACTGCCACTCTTTGACATTTGATCAACGACCTGATTATGGTTTCTTGAAGCGCCTATTTCGGGACCTATTTGCTCGTGATG GTTATGATTTTGATTACGTTTTTGATTGGACCATTTTGAAGTACCAGCAATCTCAAAAGAAT CCAGTTCCAGGAGCAAGTAACAGTCGTGCAATTCCAATGGATATTGACAATCATCAAG GTCTTAATTCATATTCAGGGCATGTTAAAGAGCGTATTAGAGCTGGTGATGCTACTGGTTCTGGTGTTAAAATTCAGTTTAAATCACCAGTGGGTAAAAATTTGAGTTATGAGAAACCACTTGACAAAAAT ATTTTTGGAGAAGCAAATATTCCCTCTACTTCATTTTCTCCTGCTAGTACTTCACAAAGGAACTCCTTGAAGCAATCCTTGTCTGCTGAAGCTTCCAACCCTGGACATGCACAAGGCAGTAAAATTGGCCCTTCAAGTAGCTTGATGTCATCTCTGCAGCACATGTCTTCTGCTAAATGA
- the LOC102665209 gene encoding transmembrane protein 234 homolog isoform X3 has product MEKMIAVGIVWGATNAIMRRGALLWDEALKSSAKPHPHSTLCQKMRISVGNWAKLLSIWQYSIPFLINLSASATFFAILSDAPLSLAVPVTNATTFAATAVFGILLGERTHLPRAFFDKRIQHYSVHREVSEQEWNHQERDK; this is encoded by the exons ATGGAGAAGATGATCGCAGTGGGTATAGTATGGGGCGCCACCAACGCTATCATGCGCCGGGGTGCGCTACTCTGGGACGAAGCTCTGAAATCCTCCGCAAAGCCACATCCGCACTCAACTCTGTGCCAAAAAATGCGCATCTCCGTCGGGAACTGGGCCAAGCTTCTCTCCATTTGGCAATACTCGATCCCCTTCCTCATCAACCTCTCCGCCTCCGCCACTTTCTTTGCCATCCTCTCCGACGCCCCGCTCTCCCTCGCCGTCCCCGTCACCAACGCCACCACCTTCGCTGCCACCGCTGTCTTCGGCATCCTCCTCGGCGAACGCACCCACCTACCCCGCGCTTTCTTCG ATAAGAGAATTCAGCATTATTCAGTACATCGTGAGGTGAGTGAACAAGAATGGAATCACCAAGAACGTGACAAGTAG
- the LOC102665209 gene encoding uncharacterized protein isoform X1, whose product MEKMIAVGIVWGATNAIMRRGALLWDEALKSSAKPHPHSTLCQKMRISVGNWAKLLSIWQYSIPFLINLSASATFFAILSDAPLSLAVPVTNATTFAATAVFGILLGERTHLPRAFFVVIDHVVVPDPIQLPHLGVTQLLVSPGSPPICWEIGGTLIDALCSAPLASPCSEMVESGREWCAVPVRLNKAASGCPVVCIP is encoded by the exons ATGGAGAAGATGATCGCAGTGGGTATAGTATGGGGCGCCACCAACGCTATCATGCGCCGGGGTGCGCTACTCTGGGACGAAGCTCTGAAATCCTCCGCAAAGCCACATCCGCACTCAACTCTGTGCCAAAAAATGCGCATCTCCGTCGGGAACTGGGCCAAGCTTCTCTCCATTTGGCAATACTCGATCCCCTTCCTCATCAACCTCTCCGCCTCCGCCACTTTCTTTGCCATCCTCTCCGACGCCCCGCTCTCCCTCGCCGTCCCCGTCACCAACGCCACCACCTTCGCTGCCACCGCTGTCTTCGGCATCCTCCTCGGCGAACGCACCCACCTACCCCGCGCTTTCTTCG TAGTCATAGATCATGTAGTTGTTCCTGACCCAATTCAGTTGCCCCATCTGGGAGTGACTCAGCTGCTTGTATCTCCGGGAAGTCCACCAATTTGCTGGGAGATTGGAGGCACATTGATTGATGCTCTTTGCTCCGCCCCACTTGCAAGCCCTTGCTCTGAAATGGTGGAATCTGGCCGTGAATGGTGCGCTGTGCCAGTCCGTCTTAACAAGGCCGCCTCTGGTTGCCCAGTCGTCTGCATTCCATAG
- the LOC102665209 gene encoding transmembrane protein 234 homolog isoform X2 codes for MEKMIAVGIVWGATNAIMRRGALLWDEALKSSAKPHPHSTLCQKMRISVGNWAKLLSIWQYSIPFLINLSASATFFAILSDAPLSLAVPVTNATTFAATAVFGILLGERTHLPRAFFVAPSGSDSAACISGKSTNLLGDWRHID; via the exons ATGGAGAAGATGATCGCAGTGGGTATAGTATGGGGCGCCACCAACGCTATCATGCGCCGGGGTGCGCTACTCTGGGACGAAGCTCTGAAATCCTCCGCAAAGCCACATCCGCACTCAACTCTGTGCCAAAAAATGCGCATCTCCGTCGGGAACTGGGCCAAGCTTCTCTCCATTTGGCAATACTCGATCCCCTTCCTCATCAACCTCTCCGCCTCCGCCACTTTCTTTGCCATCCTCTCCGACGCCCCGCTCTCCCTCGCCGTCCCCGTCACCAACGCCACCACCTTCGCTGCCACCGCTGTCTTCGGCATCCTCCTCGGCGAACGCACCCACCTACCCCGCGCTTTCTTCG TTGCCCCATCTGGGAGTGACTCAGCTGCTTGTATCTCCGGGAAGTCCACCAATTTGCTGGGAGATTGGAGGCACATTGATTGA
- the LOC102660794 gene encoding aldehyde oxidase GLOX1 — protein sequence MVPEREALDTWVQIAKVVNGGNTTTYSDSNLLVLPNGHLLLINGATKGTSAWWNADLPNYTPVLYRPEDPKGLRFRVLKASQIARIYHSTSTVLPSGKIWVSGSNTHNTYRDVDRFPTETRVEAFSPPYLDANFDKYRPQINEDASEKELTYGGFFETSFSRLLFLKIDELIVEAQEGFYRVRVEAPPSNAIAPPGYYLLFVVPRGLPAAKGIWVHIQ from the exons ATGGTACCGGAGCGAGAAGCGTTAGATACATGGGTCCAAATTGCCAAGGTTGTGAATGGAGGGAATACGACAACATATTCGGATAGCAACCTTTTGGTCCTCCCCAATGGGCACCTCTTGCTCATTAATGGTGCAACCAAGGGTACGTCTGCATGGTGGAATGCTGATTTGCCTAACTACACGCCCGTGTTGTACAGACCCGAGGACCCTAAAGGGTTGAGGTTTAGGGTGCTTAAGGCAAGCCAAATTGCGAGAATCTACCACTCCACTTCCACGGTGCTTCCTAGTGGCAAGATTTGGGTTTCTGGAAGCAACACACACAATACATATAGGGACGTGGATAGGTTCCCAACTGAGACAAGAGTTGAAGCTTTCTCTCCTCCTTATTTGGACGCCAACTTTGACAAGTATAGGCCGCAAATTAACGAGGATGCTTCGGAGAAAGAGTTGACATATGGTGGTTTTTTTGAGACAAGTTTCTCG aggcttttgtttctcaagatTGACGAGTTAATCGTAGAAGCCCAAGAAGGGTTTTACAGGGTTAGAGTGGAGGCACCTCCATCTAATGCCATTGCTCCTCCTGGATACTACTTGCTCTTCGTCGTTCCCCGTGGCTTGCCTGCAGCCAAGGGAATCTGGGTGCATATTCAATAG